A segment of the Candidatus Izimaplasma bacterium HR1 genome:
GCTACATTATCAATTAAAAATCTACATGCTGAAGTAGATGGCAAAGAAATACTTAAAGGTGTTAATTTAGAGATTAACGGTGGGGAAACACATGCAATTATGGGACCTAATGGAACTGGAAAAAGTACATTAGCTTCTGTAGTGATGGGACACCCTAAATATAAAGTAACAAAAGGTGAAGTATTACTAGATGGTAAAAATGTTCTAAAAATGTCAGTCGACGAAAGAAGTCGTGCTGGTTTATTTTTAGGTATGCAACATCCAGCAGAAGTACCAGGAGTTACGAATAGTGATTTCATTAAAACAGCAGTAAACGCAAGAATGGCAGAGGGAAAAAGCGTAAGCTTATTCAAGTTCATTCGCGAATTAGATCATGCTGTTACTGATTTAAAAATGAATGAAGACTTACCACATAGATACTTAAATGAAGGATTTAGTGGTGGAGAAAAAAAACGTAATGAAATTCTTCAAATGAAAATGTTAAACCCAAAAATCGCTATCCTCGATGAAATCGATAGTGGACTTGACGTTGATGCATTAAAAATCGTTGGTGAAAATGTTACCGCAATGAAAAACGATTCACTAGGTTTATTACTAATTACTCACTATCAAAGATTATTAGACTATATCAAAGCAGATAAAGTTCATGTAATGATGCAAGGTAGAGTAGTTAAATCAGGTGGAATGGAAATCATTACAAGAATTGATACAGAAGGTTACGACTGGATTAAAGAAGAACTTGGTATTGAAGATGTACGTGTAATTAAAGAAGAAGAGGAAAGAAGAGTTATGCTTGGTGTTTGCGCAACCAAAGAAGCTCTAGACCTATAAATGAAATCATACGAACTAATCCCTCTTAAGAATAAGGAAATACCAAATAGTATTAAAGCACTATTAACTGAAGATCTTAAAAACTATATTGTTTTAAAAGATGGACATATTATAAAAAGAAAACTAGATGAATCATTTTCCGGTATCACAGTAGAGACATATGAAGATGCTTTACCTGAGAAAATCAATATCTTTCTAGACACTGAATACGTTAATGATACTGAAGGTGAAGCTTATAACTACAATGTCGAAAATGTTAATAGTGGATTACTAATCCACGTACCAAGAAACACATATATTGAAGATGTTTTACACGTTTTTTATGTTCAAGAAAACATAGAATTAGTCCAAAATACCCGAATCGTCCTAGAAGACAATTCAGGATTAAAATATTTTGAATACTTATCAAACCAAACAGACACAGCAATTAACTTCGTTTCAAATGCAATCGTAAAAGAAAATGCATCACTAGAATACACAGCAATCAGTAAATACACAAAAAAATCAGTTGCTAGTATTACCAGAAATGCTTTTCTAAAAAGATATGCCCGAGCTAATTACTCAGTAGCTGAAGTAAACGATGGTGCTACTGTTTCTAACACAAATATATTTTTACAAGAAGATTACGCAAGTGGAACAACTAAAACAGTTGCTATTACTTCAAATAACCAAGAAGCTAGTTTTACACAACTTGTAGAACATCTAGCTAAAGAAACTGAAGGATACATTGAAAACTACGGAGTAGCTAACAATGAATCAGCCCTTGTATTTGAAGGTATTGGTAAAATCAATAAAGGTATGAAAAGAAGTATTGCTAGACAATCAAATAATGGTATCGTTTTAGGTGTTAATTCACGATTAGACGCTAACCCTTTACTTTTAATTGATGAGTTCGATGTCGTAGCATCACATGGTGCTGCAATTGGAAAAATTGATGATGAGCAATTATATTACTTAATGAGTCGAGGACTAAGTTTGCCAGTTGCTGAAAGATTAATCATCAGTGGATTCTTAAGTCCAGTACTAAAAGTTTTAACAACCGATAAACTAAAACAAGAATTTATCTTAAGTGTCGAAAATAAAACAAACTAGGTGAATAATATGAATCCATATGAAATCAAAAAAGATTTCCCAGTATTAGAAGATATAACTTTAACATATTTAGATACTGCCGCTTCAAGTTTAAAACCAAACATCGTTTTAGACACAATGGACGAATACTATAAAAAGTATGGTGTTAACGTTCATAGAGGGGTATATAATATATCTTTTATTGCTACTGAGAAATACGAGGCATCAAGAAATAAAGTAGCAACATTCATCAATTCACGATTTGATGAAGTTGTTTTCACAAGAGGTGCTTCAAGTGCCCTTAACTTAGTTGCTTCAAGTTATGGATTAAACAATCTAACCAAAGATGATGAGATCATCGTCTCAGAGTTAGAACACCATTCTCACGTATTGCCTTGGCAAAACGTGAGTAATATAACTGGTGCTAAACTTATTTATGTACCTTTAAATAAAGAAGGCCGCATCACCATTGAAAACTTCAAAAAAGTATTATCAAATAAAACAAAATTTGTAGCCTTAAATCACGTTTCTAACGTAATGGGATATATTGCTCCGATTAAGGAAATAATCGCT
Coding sequences within it:
- the yurY gene encoding Vegetative protein 296, translated to MATLSIKNLHAEVDGKEILKGVNLEINGGETHAIMGPNGTGKSTLASVVMGHPKYKVTKGEVLLDGKNVLKMSVDERSRAGLFLGMQHPAEVPGVTNSDFIKTAVNARMAEGKSVSLFKFIRELDHAVTDLKMNEDLPHRYLNEGFSGGEKKRNEILQMKMLNPKIAILDEIDSGLDVDALKIVGENVTAMKNDSLGLLLITHYQRLLDYIKADKVHVMMQGRVVKSGGMEIITRIDTEGYDWIKEELGIEDVRVIKEEEERRVMLGVCATKEALDL
- the sufD gene encoding FeS cluster assembly protein SufD, whose protein sequence is MKSYELIPLKNKEIPNSIKALLTEDLKNYIVLKDGHIIKRKLDESFSGITVETYEDALPEKINIFLDTEYVNDTEGEAYNYNVENVNSGLLIHVPRNTYIEDVLHVFYVQENIELVQNTRIVLEDNSGLKYFEYLSNQTDTAINFVSNAIVKENASLEYTAISKYTKKSVASITRNAFLKRYARANYSVAEVNDGATVSNTNIFLQEDYASGTTKTVAITSNNQEASFTQLVEHLAKETEGYIENYGVANNESALVFEGIGKINKGMKRSIARQSNNGIVLGVNSRLDANPLLLIDEFDVVASHGAAIGKIDDEQLYYLMSRGLSLPVAERLIISGFLSPVLKVLTTDKLKQEFILSVENKTN